In a single window of the Anguilla rostrata isolate EN2019 chromosome 4, ASM1855537v3, whole genome shotgun sequence genome:
- the LOC135253996 gene encoding tripartite motif-containing protein 16-like: MAQAAGLLDQDQFSCAICLDLLKDPVTIPCGHSYCMGCIKGYWNQYDHTGVYSCPQCRQTSTPRPVLGKNTMLAEVVEKLKKIGLQAAPPAHCYAGPGDVACDSCTGRKRKAVKSCLVCLASYCGTHLQPHYESPAFKKHKLVKATGNMQEKICSHHDKLLEVYCRTDQQCICLLCVMDEHRGHDTVSATAERTEKQKQLGVTQSKFQQRIQEREKKLQDLRQAMQSLKRSAQAAVEDSERIFTELISSIERRRSEVKELIRDQEKAEVSQVERLLERLEQEIAELRRRDAELEQLSHTEDHIHFLQSCQSLCVPHGSGDLPSITVSPHDSFEAVRKSVSDLKERLEDIYKGELVKMSISVKEIYTVNLRTREEFLFYSCQLTLDPNTVNKCLRLSEGNREVTCVRESQSYPDHPERFERWAQVLCRKGLSGRCYWEAEWSGIGEVFIAVSYKEISRKGRGDTCIMGYNTKSWCLRCSPSSYYFLHNNMRTEIPVPRSSRIGVYLDHRAGTLSFYSVSDTMTLLHRVQTTFTQPLYPGFGVYFVDSSVKLCDLW; encoded by the exons ATGGCACAGGCTGCAGGTCTTCTGGATCAGGACCAGTTCAGCTGTGCAATCTGTCTGGATCTACTGAAGGATCCGGTGACTATTCCCTGTGGACACAGTTATTGTATGGGCTGCATTAAGGGCTACTGGAATCAATATGATCATACTGGAGTCTACAGCTGTCCCCAGTGCAGACAGACATCCACTCCAAGGCCTgttctgggcaaaaacaccATGCTGGCTGAAGTGGTGGAGAAACTGAAGAAGATAGGACTccaagctgctcctcctgctcactgttATGCTGGACCTGGAGATGTGGCTTGTGATTCCTGCACTGGGAGAAAGCGCAAAGCTGTCAAGTCCTGTCTGGTGTGTCTGGCCTCTTACTGCGGAACTCACCTCCAGCCTCACTATGAATCTCCTGCCTTTAAGAAGCACAAACTGGTCAAAGCCACTGGAAACATGCAGGAGAAGATCTGCTCTCATCATGACAAACTGCTGGAGGTTTACTGTCGTACTGATCAGCAGTGtatctgtctgctgtgtgtgatggatGAACACAGAGGCCATGATACAGTCTCAGCTACAGCAGAAAGGACTGAGAAACAG AAGCAGCTGGGGGTGACACAGAGTAAATTCCAGCAGAgaatccaggagagagagaagaagctGCAGGATCTGAGACAGGCTATGCAGTCACTCAAG cgctctgcacaggcagcagtggaggacagCGAGAGGATCTTTACTGAGCTGATCAGCTCCATTGAGAGAAGGCGCTCTGAGGTGAAAGAGCTGATCAGAGATCAGGAGAAGGCTGAAGTGAGTCAGGTTGAAAGACTCCTGGAGCGACTGGAGCAGGAGATtgctgagctgaggaggagagacgctgagctggagcagctttcacacacagaggatcacatccatttcctccag agctgtcagtctctctgtgtcccccaTGGATCTGGAGACTTACCCAGCATCACTGTCAGTCCACACGACTCTTTTGAGGCTGTGAGGAAATCTGTCTCTGACCTGAAAGAGCGACTGGAAGACATCTACAAGGGAGAACTGGTCAAAATGTCTATATCAG TGAAAGAAATCTACACTGTAAACCTGAGGACCAGAGaggagtttttatttt ATTCCTGTCAGCTCACTCTGGACCCCAACACAGTGAATAAATGCCTCCGTCTctctgaggggaacagagaggtgacctgtgtgagagagagccagtcatatcctgatcatccagagagatttgagcgCTGGGCCCAAGTGCTGTGCAGAAAGGGTCTGTCTGgacgctgttactgggaggctgagtggagTGGGATTGGGGAGGTTTTTATTGCAGTCTCATATAAAgagatcagcaggaaaggaagGGGTGATACCTGTATAATGGGATATAATACGAAGTCTTGGTGTTTGCGCTGCTCTCCCTCCAGTTACTACTTTTTGCACAATAATATGCGCACTGAAATCCCTGTTCCCCGCTCCTCCAGAATAGGAGTGTACCTGGATCACAGGGCAggaactctgtccttctacagcgtctctgacacaatgaccctcctgcacagagtccagaccacattcactcagCCCCTCTATCCTGGGTTTGGGGTTTATTTTGTCGACTCTTCTGTAAAACTGTGTGATCtgtggtga
- the LOC135253992 gene encoding tripartite motif-containing protein 16-like, whose protein sequence is MAEGGGLLDQDQFSCAICLDLLKDPVAIHCGHSFCMGCIQGCWDQNDHTGVYSCPHCRETFTPRPALRKNTILAEVVEKLKKTGLQAAPPAHCYAGPGDVACDVCTGRKRKAVKSCLVCLASYCETHLKLHDALHPGKRHKLIDASGNLQEKICSHHDKLLEVYCQTDQQCICYLCTMDKHSGHKTVSAAAERTEKQKQLGVTQSKFQKRIQEREKELQDLRQAMQSLKRSAQAAEEDSERIFTELICSIERRRSEVKELIRDQEKAAVSRAERLLERLEQEIAEMRRRDAEMEQLSHTEDHIHFLQSCQSLCAPPGPGNIPSITVRPHVSFETLKKSFSELKEQLEDIFKVELVKISKSVKEVYTVEPSTREDFLQYSCQLTLDPNTVNQHLCLSEGNREVTHVAQIQLYPAHPERFECLQNNSYPLTWNPNTGSYIEPYSYPGFNIYQIIGNQKQLQMERLKMYAQVLCREGLSARCYWEAEWSRTGEVSIAVSYKEIIRKGQGDEGIMGNNDKSWSLRFSNSNGSFWYNNVSTGIPVPPSSRIGVYLDHRAGTLSFYSVSDTMTLLHRVQTTFTQPLYPGFWVWEVGSSVKLCDLEREKGKISCN, encoded by the exons atggctgaaggtgGAGGTTTACTGGATCAGGACCAGTTCAGCTGTGCGATCTGCCTGGATCTGCTGAAGGATCCGGTGGCTATTCACTGTGGACACAGTTTCTGTATGGGCTGTATTCAGGGCTGCTGGGATCAGAATGATCATACTGGTGTCTACAGCTGTCCCCATTGCAGAGAGACTTTCACTCCAAGGCCCGCTTTGAGAAAAAACACTATACTGGCTGAAGTGGTGGAGAAACTGAAGAAGACAGGACTccaagctgctcctcctgctcactgttACGCTGGACCTGGAGATGTGGCGTGTGATGTCTGCACTGGGAGAAAGCGCAAAGCCGTCAAGTCCTGTCTGGTGTGTCTGGCCTCTTACTGTGAAACTCACCTCAAACTTCACGATGCACTCCACCCAGGAAAGAGACATAAGCTGATCGATGCTTCTggaaacctgcaggagaagatctGCTCTCACCATGACAAACTGCTGGAGGTTTACTGCCAGACAGATCAGCAGTGTATCTGTTATCTGTGTACGATGGATAAACACAGCGGGCATAAAACAgtttcagctgcagcagaaaggaCTGAGAAACAG AAGCAGCTGGGGGTGACACAGAGTAAATTCCAGAAGAgaatccaggagagagagaaggagctgcaggatctGAGACAGGCTATGCAGTCACTCAAG CgctctgcacaggcagcagaggaggacagtgagaggATCTTTACTGAGCTGATCTGCTCCATTGAGAGAAGGCGCTCTGAGGTGAAAGAGCTGATCAGAGATCAGGAGAAGGCTGCAGTGAGTCGGGCTGAAAGACTCCTGGAGAGACTGGAGCAGGAGATTGCTGAGATGAGGAGGAGAGACGCTGAGATGgagcagctttcacacacagaggatcacatccatttcctccag agcTGTCAGTCTCTGTGTGCCCCTCCTGGACCTGGAAACATACCCAGCATCACTGTCAGGCCACACGTCTCTTTTGAGACTCTGAAGAAATCTTTCTCTGAACTGAAAGAGCAGCTGGAGGACATCTTCAAGGTGGAACTGGTCAAAATATCTAAATCAG tGAAAGAAGTCTATACTGTAGAGCCCAGCACCAGGGAGGATTTCTTACAGT ATTCCTGTCAGCTCACTCTGGACCCCAACACAGTGAATCAacacctctgtctgtctgaggggaacagagaggtgaCCCATGTGGCACAGATCCAGTTATATCCTgctcatccagagagatttgagtgcTTGCAGAACAATTCATATCCCCTGACATGGAATCCAAATACTGGATCATACATAGAACCCTATTCATATCCAGGTTTTAACATCTACCAAATTATCGGGAATCAGAAGCAGTTACAAATGGagagattaaaaatgtatgcccaagtgctgtgcagagagggtctgtctgcacgctgttactgggaggctgagtggagCAGGACTGGGGAGGTTTCTATAGCAGTGTCATATAAAGAGATCATCAGGAAAGGGCAGGGTGATGAGGGCATAATGGGAAATAATGACAAGTCCTGGAGTTTGCGCTTCTCTAACAGCAATGGCTCTTTCTGGTACAATAATGTGAGCACTGGAATCCCtgttcccccctcctccagaatAGGGGTGTACCTGGATCACAGGGCAggaactctgtccttctacagcgtctctgacacaatgaccctcctgcacagagtccagaccacattcactcagCCCCTCTATCCTGGGTTTTGGGTTTGGGAAGTTGGATCTTCAGTAAAACTGTGTGAtctggaaagagagaaagggaagatcAGCTGTAATtag
- the LOC135254171 gene encoding E3 ubiquitin/ISG15 ligase TRIM25-like — MAQAAGLLDQDHLSCAICLDLLKDPVTIPCGHSYCTGCIKGCWDQDDHTGVYSCPQCRQTFTPRPDLRKNTMLAEVVEKLKKTGLQAAPPAHCYAGPGDVACDVCTGRKRKAVKSCLVCLASYCKSHLQPHYESPPLKKHRLVKATGNLQEKICSHHDKLLEVYCRTDQQCVCLLCVMDEHRGHDTVSAAAERTEKQKEVEERQSKLQQRIQEREKELQDLRQAVQSLKRSAQSAVEDSERIFTELICSIERRRSEVKELIRDQEKAEVSRTERLLEQLEQEIAELRRRDAELEQFSHTKDHIHLLQNFQSVCVPPGPEDFLSITVSPHSSFEAVRKSVSELNKQLEDVFKVELVKISKSVKEVYTVEPSTREDFLQSSGSSTAGFSVGSAAPPPLFGSTAASSPFSQQAKATPAFGSTAASSPFSQRAMARPAFGSTAASSPFSQQAKATPAFGSTAASSPFSQRAMARPAFGSTAASSPFSQQAKATPAFGSTAASSPFSQQAKATPAFGSTAASSPFSQQAKATPAFGSTAASSPFSQQAKATPAFGSTAEYSPFSQQAKATPAFGSTAASSPFSQQAKATPAFGSTAASSPFSQQAKATPAFGSTAASSPFSQQAKATPAFGSTAASSPFSQQAKATPAFGSTAEYSRSASRPSQQAKATPAFGSTAASSPFSQQAKATPAFGSTAASSPFSQQAKATPAFGSTAEYSPFSQQAKATPAFSSTAASLSSDSDDD; from the exons ATGGCACAGGCTGCAGGTCTTCTGGATCAGGACCATTTGAGCTGTGCGATCTGTCTGGATCTACTGAAGGATCCGGTGACTATTCCCTGTGGACACAGTTACTGTACGGGCTGTATTAAGGGCTGCTGGGATCAGGATGATCATACTGGTGTCTACAGCTGTCCCCAGTGCAGACAGACATTCACCCCAAGACctgatttaagaaaaaacaccatgctggctgaagtggtggagaaactgaagaagacaggactccaagctgctcctcctgctcactgttACGCTGGACCTGGAGATGTGGCGTGTGATGTCTGCACTGGGAGAAAGCGCAAAGCTGTCAAGTCCTGCCTGGTGTGTCTGGCCTCTTACTGTAAAAGTCACCTCCAGCCTCACTATGAATCTCCTCCTCTTAAGAAGCACAGACTGGTCAAAGCCACTggaaacctgcaggagaagatctGCTCTCATCATGACAAACTGCTGGAGGTTTACTGTCGTACTGAtcagcagtgtgtctgtctgctgtgtgtgatggatgaacacagaggccatgatacagtctcagctgcagcagaaaggaCTGAGAAACAG AAGGAGGTGGAGGAAAGACAGAGTAAATTGCAACAGAgaatccaggagagagagaaggagctgcaggacctgagacaggctgtgcagtcactcaaG CGCTCTGCACAGTCAGCAGTGGAGGACAGCGAGAGGATCTTTACTGAGCTGATCTGCTCCATTGAGAGAAGACGCTCTGAGGTGAAAGAGCTGATCAGAGATCAGGAGAAGGCTGAAGTGAGTCGGACTGAAAGACTCCTGGAGCAACTGGAGCAGGAGATtgctgagctgaggaggagagatgctGAGCTGGAGCAGTTTTCACACACAAAGGATCACATCCACCTTCTCCAG aactttcagtctgtctgtgtccctcCTGGACCTGAAGACTTTCTCAGCATCACTGTCAGCCCACACAGCTCTTTTGAAGCTGTGAGGAAATCGGTCTCTGAACTGAATAAGCAGCTGGAGGACGTCTTCAAGGTGGAACTGGTCAAAATATCTAAATCAG TGAAAGAAGTCTATACTGTAGAGCCCAGCACCAGAGAGGATTTCTTACAGT CGTCTGGCTCCTCTACTGCGGGGTTCTCAGTCGGCTcagccgccccgccccccctgttCGGCTCGACTGCCGCATCCTCCCCGTTCAGCCAGCAGGCCAAGGCCACACCCGCATTCGGCTCGACTGCCGCATCCTCCCCGTTCAGCCAGCGGGCCATGGCCAGACCCGCATTCGGCTCGACTGCCGCATCCTCCCCGTTCAGCCAGCAGGCCAAGGCCACACCCGCATTTGGCTCGACTGCCGCATCCTCCCCGTTCAGCCAGCGGGCCATGGCCAGACCCGCATTCGGCTCGACTGCCGCATCCTCCCCGTTCAGCCAGCAGGCCAAGGCCACACCCGCATTCGGCTCGACTGCCGCATCCTCCCCGTTCAGCCAGCAGGCCAAGGCCACACCCGCATTCGGCTCGACTGCCGCATCCTCCCCGTTCAGCCAGCAGGCCAAGGCCACACCCGCATTCGGCTCGACTGCCGCATCCTCCCCGTTCAGCCAGCAGGCCAAGGCCACACCCGCATTCGGCTCGACTGCCGAATACTCCCCGTTCAGCCAGCAGGCCAAGGCCACACCCGCATTCGGCTCGACTGCCGCATCCTCCCCGTTCAGCCAGCAGGCCAAGGCCACACCCGCATTCGGCTCGACTGCCGCATCCTCCCCGTTCAGCCAGCAGGCCAAGGCCACACCCGCATTCGGCTCGACTGCCGCATCCTCCCCGTTCAGCCAGCAGGCCAAGGCCACACCCGCATTCGGCTCGACTGCCGCATCCTCCCCGTTCAGCCAGCAGGCCAAGGCCACACCCGCATTCGGCTCGACTGCCGAATACTCCCGTTCAGCCAGCAGGCCAAG CCAGCAGGCCAAGGCCACACCCGCATTCGGCTCGACTGCCGCATCCTCCCCGTTCAGCCAGCAGGCCAAGGCCACACCCGCATTCGGCTCGACTGCCGCATCCTCCCCGTTCAGCCAGCAGGCCAAGGCCACACCCGCATTCGGCTCGACTGCCGAATACTCCCCGTTCAGCCAGCAGGCCAAGGCCACACCCGCGTTCAGCTCGACTGCCGCATCCTTATCCTCTGATTCAGATGACGACTGA